The genomic stretch cagaaaaactcttttattttttatttatttatttttgtggtttaCGCCGTGCCAGTAACTGAGGCTGTTCCATGACGATTCAAACAATGGGAAATTGATGAACCCCGAATTTCTGAAGGCAAATGAAAATTCCTGCTCTTTGTCCTCGGAATTCTCTAACGTGCAAGTACACAGGGTTTCATTTTATACGATATTCCAGGTTTTCTGGAGATCTCAGAGGTTTTATCTCAGGCCTATGTGGAAACACTCCTGTATGTCGAGTCCAGCGGAAAGATTCTAATGAAGTGGCTGGAATCCAAATGTCCAACCAAGTTTTCCCACTCCAGTCACTCGATCAACGTTGTTGTCATGTGTTCAAGAAACTGCGTGACAAGGCTTTTTCAGGAGGTCAGTTAACAGGTGTCACCTCTTTACTTCTCGCTATTTCCCTCAAACACTCATCCATTATCATGTCCTCAGCTTTTATCTAAGAAATTAATTTCAGTAGAACTTTtagataaaaacagaagaaaaaagtatgtGTAAAACTTATACGGGGAAATGAGGAATGAcgaataaaatattgtttcaggCGGACGAGTTTAACGCACGAAATAAGACTTGCGGAGTGTGGATGGCAGGAAGATGGCTAGTCTTCATAGAGTCtgcttggtcacgtgacccgtaCATCTGGTCTCTCAACACAGTCATGAGCAATGTCGCACTTTATTTTGAGAGCATCATGGAGGTATCTAGTATCTATGAATGAAGCTACACCTTACATTAGATAGTATGCTGCCGagtttctctctttatttaatttaattacagTTTCCAACGGTCAATTGCACCAGTTGTGCTAAAATTTTCAGTTGTGTGCCTTGAGCGTTAACAGAAATCCAATTTCCGATGTGTACGACCCATCTACACGCTTTTGTGGAGGTCAAAGGGCAGGGAGCTGTCAGCGACTGCTTACCTAAGTGTCAAAGAAACCGGGGAATTCTTTTTGTCTGGCACCATCTTCGCCAACGAGAAATATGGTTTCAATGGCCAACCACTCGTGTTCGCACTTAAGAaggtatttttgtttgaatatcACATGAAAAGTACTGGAGG from Pomacea canaliculata isolate SZHN2017 linkage group LG8, ASM307304v1, whole genome shotgun sequence encodes the following:
- the LOC112570626 gene encoding uncharacterized protein LOC112570626 isoform X1; the encoded protein is MASSHHGCTNASCVAMATLCPMKALEIFIRVLQWKHFALVSDSEERFLEISEVLSQAYVETLLYVESSGKILMKWLESKCPTKFSHSSHSINVVVMCSRNCVTRLFQEADEFNARNKTCGVWMAGRWLVFIESAWSRDPYIWSLNTVMSNVALYFESIMEKSNFRCVRPIYTLLWRSKGRELSATAYLSVKETGEFFLSGTIFANEKYGFNGQPLVFALKKWLYYIYEDVTNGTKVWSGLYIDILDDLRERLNFRKLTSAGFLLK
- the LOC112570626 gene encoding uncharacterized protein LOC112570626 isoform X2, translated to MASSHHGCTNASCVAMATLCPMKALEIFIRVLQWKHFALVSDSEERFLEISEVLSQAYVETLLYVESSGKILMKWLESKCPTKFSHSSHSINVVVMCSRNCVTRLFQEADEFNARNKTCGVWMAGRWLVFIESAWSRDPYIWSLNTVMSNVALYFESIMEKSNFRCVRPIYTLLWRSKGRELSATAYLSVKETGEFFLSGTIFANEKYGFNGQPLVFALKKWLYYIYEDVTNGTKVWSGLYIDILDDLRERLNFSYVLKEPADGS